One Leptolyngbyaceae cyanobacterium genomic window carries:
- a CDS encoding DUF2834 domain-containing protein — protein sequence MMSRRVLLFLIWLIFVIYTIWLAPLDRPDTWPLIQKLLTLQWHQLNAIIPVIFSFMGVWPMIFACLMFFDGRMQKFRSWPYFLGSNGTGVICLLPYLFLRERNQQFSGQKDKLLRILDRRSTGLALLVSTITLFAYAIIAGDWGDYFHQFQTRGFVHLISIDFCLMCVVFPLTSLFDDDMARRGIKDSQLFWMVALIPLFGPLIYLCLRPPLPDTNLEIMQTPQIASLTSSQL from the coding sequence ATGATGAGTAGAAGAGTTTTATTATTTTTAATTTGGCTAATATTTGTCATCTATACCATTTGGTTAGCTCCTCTCGATCGACCAGATACTTGGCCTTTGATACAGAAATTATTAACCTTACAATGGCATCAGCTAAATGCTATTATCCCTGTCATCTTCAGTTTTATGGGTGTTTGGCCGATGATTTTTGCTTGTCTGATGTTTTTTGATGGCAGAATGCAAAAATTTCGGTCTTGGCCTTATTTTTTGGGTTCAAACGGCACGGGTGTAATTTGTCTTTTACCTTATTTATTTTTGAGAGAACGGAATCAACAATTTTCCGGTCAAAAAGATAAGTTGTTGAGAATTTTAGACCGCCGTTCTACAGGATTAGCGCTGCTTGTCAGCACTATTACCTTATTTGCTTATGCCATCATAGCTGGAGATTGGGGAGATTATTTTCACCAATTCCAAACTAGGGGCTTCGTTCACCTGATTAGCATTGATTTTTGCTTGATGTGCGTAGTTTTTCCATTAACATCATTATTTGATGATGATATGGCACGTCGAGGTATTAAAGATTCCCAACTTTTTTGGATGGTAGCGTTGATACCTTTATTTGGTCCGCTGATTTATCTTTGTCTCCGTCCGCCTCTTCCTGACACCAATTTAGAAATAATGCAAACGCCACAAATTGCTTCTCTTACTAGTTCGCAACTTTAG
- a CDS encoding EAL domain-containing protein — MNNYRSIMKNRKFSVYPLSRKVIFLYAFLGGLWILCSDSLLNLLVNEKNLLTYLQVVKGWAFIFTSAWLLYFSTARIRSQYYAIEQEYYNTLDNIIEGIYQVLPNGSYIHANAALANIYGYSNARELITDLTWQKLDVEPRKRRQLIQKLQEVSSVSSVEFEVYRQDGSIIWTIENVRAVRNSQGVLLYYQGTVRDISKSLEEAEEKEKEKVLPEESNRILHAVIEGMADAVFVKNIEGRYLKVNSPAARFLGKSIAQIIGKHDWQLFPPEAAQTIREIDRRVLITFETETYEKNVVISDKFKQPVNRTFIISKSVYQDSQGTVLGLISIARDITDYKQSEQERFQLLEQLRKDTQALAALAEVSTNNTSHLNLEQLLNMLLKQIVGALGADTAVVLLLEDDCLNYAAGIGVSEEVRLEYQMKVGQGFAGKIAATVEPFYVEYPIRKPSIEKLHPVTLNFIIQLRIRTILGVPIKHNDRCIGVIHLGWISVHPYNDREIHLLQIFAERVAMAITNVRLYEQTQQLEKLRQLQIQRMPIGCILTDPKFCFLDWNPAAETIFGFTKQEMLGKHLSVLVPESGKFQMNNILKRLSQGDMAANSINENLTKNDNVILCEWRNTPLKEEDGTVFGHLLMVQDITERRQAQEERLRYAFYDSLTGLPNRAWFLEHLEQLLQMELPEKYYEFNSPFNFAVLFLNLDRFEIVKSSLGHLIADKLLIATTRQIEACLRPTDKVAYLGKNEFAILLTNIPDANIAKSIADRIYQQMTLPFNLDGHEIFCSSSIGIAVGMSLFTLGYQRPEDFLRAADTAMHEAKKSGYPIVFEPTMHAQALARLQIDTDLRKAIEREEFELKYQPIVCIKTGKIIGFEALVRWIHPTRGLVSPSEFIPVAEETRLIVPIGQLVLRSACRQLRIWQREFNPNLTMSVNLSPIQLMETNLLAQIDDILQQIWLTPNTLKLEITESTIMSNTESVVGILSELKERKIQLCIDDFGTGYSSLSYLHRFPLDTLKIDRSFVSNMRIDNENLEIVRVIVNLAHNLGMNVVAEGVENPEQLTLLIGLNCEYGQGYLFAKALDDRAARELIEKNF; from the coding sequence ATGAATAATTACCGCTCGATTATGAAAAACAGAAAATTTTCGGTATATCCCCTCTCTCGTAAAGTCATATTTCTTTATGCCTTTTTGGGCGGTTTATGGATTTTATGTTCGGATAGTTTATTAAATCTGCTCGTCAATGAAAAAAATTTATTAACTTACTTACAAGTTGTCAAAGGTTGGGCTTTTATATTTACTAGCGCTTGGCTACTCTATTTTTCTACGGCTCGGATTAGGAGTCAGTACTACGCGATCGAGCAAGAATATTATAACACGCTCGATAATATTATCGAAGGCATCTATCAAGTCTTACCAAATGGAAGTTATATTCATGCAAATGCTGCCTTAGCAAATATCTATGGTTACTCAAACGCCAGGGAACTCATCACCGATCTCACATGGCAAAAATTAGATGTAGAACCCCGTAAACGCAGACAACTTATTCAAAAATTGCAAGAAGTTAGCAGCGTTTCATCTGTAGAATTTGAGGTTTATCGTCAAGATGGCAGCATCATATGGACTATAGAGAACGTGCGTGCGGTTCGCAATTCACAGGGAGTTTTGTTGTATTATCAAGGCACCGTTCGAGATATTTCCAAATCTTTGGAAGAAGCAGAAGAAAAGGAAAAAGAAAAAGTATTACCAGAAGAAAGCAATAGAATCTTACACGCTGTCATAGAAGGAATGGCAGATGCCGTTTTTGTTAAAAATATCGAAGGACGCTATTTGAAAGTAAATAGTCCAGCGGCTAGATTCTTGGGAAAGTCGATCGCTCAAATCATTGGTAAGCATGATTGGCAATTGTTTCCGCCTGAAGCAGCACAAACGATCCGAGAAATAGACCGAAGAGTTTTAATTACTTTTGAAACAGAAACTTACGAAAAAAATGTTGTTATCTCAGACAAATTTAAACAGCCTGTTAACCGTACTTTTATCATCAGTAAAAGCGTTTATCAAGATAGTCAAGGTACGGTTTTGGGTTTAATTTCTATTGCCAGGGATATTACTGATTATAAACAATCAGAACAAGAGCGATTTCAACTCTTAGAGCAACTGAGAAAAGATACTCAAGCTTTAGCTGCTTTGGCAGAAGTAAGCACTAACAATACCAGCCATTTAAACTTAGAGCAACTGTTGAATATGCTGCTCAAACAAATAGTAGGAGCATTAGGAGCAGATACAGCAGTAGTTTTACTATTAGAAGATGACTGTCTCAACTACGCTGCTGGTATAGGAGTTAGCGAGGAAGTTCGCTTAGAATATCAAATGAAAGTAGGGCAAGGTTTTGCAGGTAAAATCGCCGCAACGGTAGAACCATTTTATGTAGAATATCCGATTAGGAAACCTTCTATCGAAAAATTACATCCAGTTACTTTAAATTTTATTATTCAATTAAGAATTCGCACTATTTTGGGAGTACCTATTAAACATAACGATCGCTGTATCGGTGTTATTCATTTAGGTTGGATCTCCGTTCATCCTTATAACGATCGCGAAATTCATTTATTACAAATTTTCGCCGAAAGAGTCGCGATGGCAATTACTAATGTTCGGTTATACGAACAAACTCAACAACTAGAAAAATTACGTCAATTACAGATACAACGAATGCCGATCGGGTGTATTTTAACCGATCCAAAGTTTTGCTTTTTAGATTGGAATCCAGCCGCAGAAACCATCTTTGGTTTCACCAAACAAGAAATGTTAGGTAAACATTTATCCGTACTCGTTCCCGAATCTGGAAAATTCCAAATGAACAACATTTTGAAACGGCTCAGCCAAGGAGATATGGCCGCCAATAGTATCAACGAAAACCTCACAAAAAATGACAATGTAATTCTTTGTGAATGGCGCAATACCCCTTTAAAAGAAGAAGATGGTACGGTATTCGGACATCTTTTAATGGTTCAAGATATTACCGAACGCAGACAAGCGCAGGAAGAAAGATTGCGCTATGCTTTTTACGATTCTCTAACCGGATTACCAAATCGAGCTTGGTTCTTAGAACATCTAGAGCAATTGTTGCAAATGGAATTGCCAGAAAAGTATTATGAATTTAATTCACCATTTAATTTTGCCGTTCTTTTCCTAAATCTAGACCGTTTCGAGATAGTTAAATCTAGCTTGGGTCATTTAATTGCCGATAAACTTTTGATCGCTACGACTCGTCAAATAGAAGCTTGTTTGCGTCCGACAGATAAAGTTGCTTATTTGGGTAAAAACGAGTTTGCTATTTTACTAACAAATATTCCAGATGCTAACATTGCCAAAAGTATTGCCGATCGTATTTATCAGCAAATGACTTTGCCTTTTAACCTGGATGGACATGAAATATTTTGTAGTAGCAGCATCGGTATTGCCGTAGGAATGAGTTTATTTACTTTAGGTTATCAACGTCCAGAAGATTTTTTACGTGCTGCTGATACGGCAATGCACGAAGCAAAAAAGTCTGGCTACCCGATCGTTTTCGAGCCTACCATGCACGCTCAGGCTTTAGCTAGATTGCAAATAGATACGGATTTGCGAAAAGCGATCGAACGCGAAGAATTTGAATTAAAATACCAACCAATTGTTTGCATAAAAACTGGCAAAATCATTGGTTTTGAAGCTTTGGTACGCTGGATACATCCCACGCGGGGATTAGTTTCTCCCTCGGAATTTATCCCCGTCGCGGAAGAAACTAGATTAATTGTACCGATCGGACAATTGGTATTACGATCGGCTTGTCGTCAATTGCGAATTTGGCAACGAGAATTTAATCCAAATTTAACTATGAGCGTCAATCTTTCACCGATTCAGTTAATGGAAACCAACTTATTAGCTCAAATTGATGACATTCTCCAACAAATTTGGCTGACTCCCAATACTTTAAAATTGGAAATCACCGAAAGTACAATTATGAGCAATACCGAATCAGTGGTGGGGATTTTATCAGAACTCAAAGAAAGAAAAATTCAGTTATGTATAGATGATTTTGGCACTGGTTATTCGTCACTCAGCTACCTACATCGATTTCCACTTGATACCTTGAAAATCGACCGCTCATTTGTCAGCAATATGAGGATAGATAATGAAAATTTAGAAATCGTGCGCGTGATTGTAAATCTAGCTCATAACTTAGGGATGAACGTAGTAGCAGAAGGAGTGGAAAATCCCGAACAATTAACGCTTTTAATTGGCTTAAATTGTGAATACGGTCAAGGATACTTATTTGCCAAAGCATTAGACGATCGTGCGGCTCGCGAACTGATCGAGAAAAATTTTTAA
- the mrdA gene encoding penicillin-binding protein 2 has protein sequence MAGRLPFTSRTPQRVVEKSGWVDKSRLRNIAQPTNRNQKAIALMLIVTSFMSVCLGRMAQLQLVQGEYHREKAESNRVRLIPVASERGNIVDRKGKMITASRLTRSVYLWPREQSPTRWEETATRLSKILDISKPEILEKLSKVGYRSAMPVKISQNLTAEAFIALEEQFAQFPGVEIRSESSRYYPNGNMAAHLLGYISEADAKDMKKNPEFPMGMIVGKMGIERIADEQLRGVWGSRLIEVDAKGRELRELGVRTPVPGSPVQLTLDLDLQKTAEKALDNRRGAVVVMDVKTGAVLALASGPSFDPNLFTRKMTKAEWQSLQEKDKPFLNRALQGYPPGSTFKIVTAAAAMQSGKFSPNSKVATSGSISVGGFRFREHGGSGYGTIGFPDAFAYSSNTFFYQVGMKTGPEEISKWGHKLGIGELTNLGLAGGSHGMIPTPTEKKKLFNQPWYIGDTVTMAIGQGLVLVTPLEMSVMVSAIANGGYRVKPHLFVAQTKTDETKPQPTGLAPETIKTIQNGLISVVQKGTAKRLNDGSIPLTAGKTGTAEVPGGADNALYVGYGPVNNPQIAIAVVVENGGYGAVSAVPIAHEIYKTYFNKDAKPSNQPTQPSNK, from the coding sequence ATGGCTGGCAGACTTCCTTTCACTTCTCGTACCCCTCAGCGCGTAGTAGAAAAATCAGGTTGGGTAGACAAAAGTCGGCTACGAAATATTGCCCAACCAACAAACCGAAATCAAAAGGCGATCGCTCTGATGCTAATAGTCACTTCTTTTATGAGCGTTTGCCTCGGTCGCATGGCACAACTGCAACTCGTACAAGGAGAATACCATCGCGAAAAAGCAGAAAGCAATCGGGTGCGCTTAATTCCCGTTGCGTCCGAGAGAGGTAATATCGTCGATCGCAAAGGCAAAATGATTACCGCCAGTCGTCTCACGCGATCGGTATATTTATGGCCCAGAGAACAGTCGCCAACTCGCTGGGAAGAGACAGCAACTCGATTGAGTAAGATATTAGATATTTCCAAACCAGAAATATTAGAAAAATTAAGCAAAGTAGGGTATCGCTCGGCAATGCCCGTTAAAATCAGTCAAAATCTTACAGCAGAAGCTTTTATTGCATTAGAAGAACAATTTGCTCAGTTTCCCGGCGTAGAAATTCGATCGGAATCCAGCCGTTACTATCCAAATGGAAACATGGCTGCCCATTTGTTGGGATATATCAGCGAAGCAGATGCTAAAGACATGAAAAAGAACCCAGAGTTTCCGATGGGGATGATCGTGGGCAAAATGGGTATAGAACGCATTGCCGACGAACAATTGCGAGGAGTTTGGGGCAGTCGTTTAATTGAAGTAGATGCCAAAGGAAGAGAACTAAGAGAATTAGGAGTACGTACTCCCGTACCAGGTTCTCCCGTACAGCTGACGCTGGATTTGGACTTACAAAAAACTGCCGAAAAAGCTTTAGATAATCGCCGAGGCGCGGTAGTGGTGATGGACGTGAAAACCGGGGCAGTACTGGCGCTAGCTAGCGGGCCAAGTTTCGACCCCAATCTGTTTACCCGCAAAATGACCAAAGCCGAGTGGCAAAGTCTGCAAGAGAAAGATAAGCCATTTTTGAATCGCGCTTTGCAAGGTTATCCACCCGGTAGTACTTTCAAAATCGTCACGGCGGCAGCGGCGATGCAGTCGGGTAAGTTTTCCCCCAATTCCAAGGTAGCAACTTCTGGTTCTATCTCGGTGGGTGGTTTTCGGTTTCGCGAACATGGGGGTAGCGGTTATGGCACGATTGGTTTCCCTGATGCCTTTGCTTATAGCAGCAACACCTTTTTCTATCAAGTTGGTATGAAAACTGGCCCAGAAGAGATCTCCAAATGGGGTCATAAGTTGGGAATTGGAGAATTGACTAATTTGGGATTAGCTGGGGGAAGTCACGGAATGATTCCCACTCCTACCGAGAAAAAGAAACTGTTTAACCAGCCTTGGTATATTGGGGATACGGTAACGATGGCGATCGGTCAAGGTTTGGTGTTGGTCACTCCATTAGAGATGTCGGTGATGGTATCTGCTATAGCTAATGGTGGATATCGAGTTAAGCCCCATCTGTTCGTCGCGCAAACCAAAACTGACGAAACTAAACCACAACCAACTGGTTTAGCACCAGAAACCATTAAAACTATTCAAAATGGATTAATTTCCGTAGTGCAGAAAGGTACGGCTAAACGCTTGAACGACGGTTCCATTCCTCTGACTGCTGGTAAAACCGGTACGGCAGAAGTGCCAGGAGGTGCAGATAATGCCCTATATGTTGGTTATGGCCCAGTAAATAATCCCCAAATTGCCATAGCAGTAGTAGTAGAAAATGGTGGATACGGCGCGGTTTCTGCGGTACCGATCGCCCATGAAATCTACAAAACATATTTTAACAAAGACGCTAAACCATCGAATCAACCAACTCAACCGTCGAATAAATAA
- a CDS encoding rhodanese-like domain-containing protein codes for MSGKFFTQPVPQISVEELANRLAVGQDDLQLVDVREPQEVEIASVEGFDNLPLSEFAQWSGDIQSRFDPHSETLVICHHGIRSAQMCQWLIAQGFTNVKNVAGGIDAYSLQVDPTIPRY; via the coding sequence ATGTCTGGAAAATTTTTCACTCAACCCGTACCCCAAATCAGCGTAGAGGAACTAGCTAATCGTCTGGCTGTCGGTCAAGACGATTTACAATTAGTGGATGTGCGAGAACCGCAAGAAGTTGAGATCGCCAGCGTGGAAGGTTTCGATAATCTGCCATTGAGCGAATTCGCCCAATGGTCTGGAGATATTCAAAGCCGATTCGATCCCCACTCAGAGACACTAGTGATCTGCCATCACGGTATCCGCTCCGCCCAAATGTGCCAGTGGTTGATCGCACAAGGATTCACTAACGTCAAAAATGTTGCTGGCGGGATAGACGCTTATTCTTTGCAAGTCGATCCGACCATTCCTCGATATTAG
- a CDS encoding tetratricopeptide repeat protein — protein MLEVVALLTTGFWLFMIYDCVQNERERNTWLWILILLNFPGAVIYFLTRKLPRMDVAVPKYFTRWTRSRELWIAEADARNIGKAHQFIVLGNLLCDMGMLERAENAYQTALEKEPNNTQALWGASFVDIENKKFDTAKQYLEKLLKLEPDFKYGDGSLAYAKTLVALQDWETAKTHLEQHIKRWSHPEASIMMATIHSQEGNAQKARQYLENMLTRIRGASYFHYKRNRYWVNKAEKLLKTLPK, from the coding sequence ATGTTAGAAGTGGTAGCTTTATTAACAACAGGCTTCTGGTTATTCATGATTTACGATTGCGTTCAAAACGAGCGAGAAAGGAATACCTGGCTTTGGATTTTAATCCTACTCAATTTTCCTGGTGCCGTTATATACTTTTTGACAAGAAAGTTGCCCCGTATGGATGTCGCCGTTCCCAAATATTTTACTCGCTGGACGCGCAGCCGCGAACTGTGGATTGCAGAAGCAGATGCCAGGAATATTGGGAAAGCACATCAGTTTATCGTATTGGGAAATCTTCTTTGCGATATGGGAATGCTCGAACGAGCAGAAAATGCCTATCAAACTGCATTAGAAAAAGAACCAAACAATACCCAGGCTCTTTGGGGTGCTTCTTTCGTTGATATAGAGAATAAAAAATTTGACACTGCTAAACAATATTTAGAAAAACTCTTAAAATTAGAACCGGATTTTAAGTATGGTGATGGTTCTTTAGCTTATGCCAAAACCCTAGTAGCTTTGCAAGACTGGGAAACAGCTAAAACCCATTTAGAACAACACATCAAACGATGGAGCCATCCAGAAGCATCTATTATGATGGCAACAATTCACTCCCAAGAAGGTAACGCTCAAAAAGCTCGTCAATATCTTGAAAATATGCTAACAAGAATTAGAGGAGCTTCTTATTTTCACTACAAACGCAATCGCTATTGGGTGAATAAGGCAGAAAAATTGTTAAAAACTTTGCCGAAATAA
- a CDS encoding IctB family putative bicarbonate transporter: MNTVWQQLTLSDLRLSRWRSASYFYWWVGLLQGWRRHSWLMQWAEPLGALLVSLVFALAPFVSNTLTGLLLAACGAFWLLLTLSDEVGKTPLEGETSQFSTAKFTPIHLLVLLYWAISLVATAFSPVKAAALTGLVKLTLYLLLFALMARVLRSPRIRSWVICLYLHVALIVSVYGLRQWFFGAAQLATWVDPESPLAKTTRVYSYLGNPNLLAAYLLPAIALSIAAIFAWRGWIPKALALTMLAVNSTCLVLTFSRGGWIGFVVIAFAFAILLFYGIISIKLPGFWRVWSLPLLLGSLALILVLAILVVEPLRDRVFSMFVGRQDSSNNFRINVWASVLDMIRDRPIIGIGPGNNAFNLRYPLYMRPRFSALSAYSVILEVAVETGLIGLSCFLWLLLVTFNQGWRQVRRLGELGNRQVFWLMGALATLCGLLAHGAFDTVLYRPEVNTLWWFAIAIVASFYTPQIIDRPQTNTFSSPSEN; encoded by the coding sequence ATGAACACTGTTTGGCAACAATTAACCCTGTCCGATTTGCGTCTTTCTCGATGGCGCAGTGCTAGTTATTTTTACTGGTGGGTAGGGCTGCTACAAGGTTGGCGACGCCATAGCTGGCTGATGCAGTGGGCTGAACCTCTGGGAGCGTTGTTGGTAAGCTTGGTGTTTGCTCTGGCTCCTTTTGTATCGAATACTTTAACAGGTTTGCTGTTAGCTGCCTGCGGTGCTTTTTGGTTACTGCTGACTTTATCGGATGAAGTTGGCAAAACCCCGCTTGAGGGGGAAACCAGCCAATTTTCGACGGCTAAGTTTACGCCGATTCATTTGCTGGTATTGCTTTACTGGGCGATTTCTTTAGTGGCGACGGCTTTTTCGCCAGTTAAGGCGGCGGCTTTGACTGGTTTGGTGAAGTTAACTCTCTACTTGCTATTGTTTGCTTTGATGGCAAGGGTGTTGCGATCGCCCCGGATTCGTTCTTGGGTAATTTGTCTGTATTTACACGTAGCGCTGATTGTCAGCGTTTACGGTCTGCGACAGTGGTTTTTTGGAGCAGCCCAATTAGCAACTTGGGTAGATCCGGAATCTCCTTTAGCGAAAACTACGCGAGTTTATAGTTACCTGGGAAATCCTAATTTACTGGCGGCTTATTTGCTACCCGCGATCGCTTTATCGATCGCAGCTATTTTTGCTTGGCGCGGTTGGATTCCCAAAGCTTTGGCGCTGACGATGTTGGCTGTCAATTCAACTTGTCTGGTTCTTACTTTCAGTCGTGGCGGTTGGATCGGTTTTGTGGTCATAGCTTTTGCTTTTGCGATCTTGCTGTTTTATGGAATCATCAGTATCAAGTTGCCTGGTTTTTGGCGGGTTTGGTCGTTACCATTGTTACTGGGAAGCTTGGCTTTGATTTTGGTTTTAGCGATTTTGGTGGTGGAACCGTTGCGCGATCGCGTGTTTAGTATGTTTGTGGGTCGCCAGGATAGCAGCAATAATTTCCGGATTAACGTATGGGCGTCGGTGCTAGACATGATTCGCGATCGGCCTATCATCGGTATTGGCCCCGGTAATAATGCTTTTAATCTAAGATATCCTCTGTATATGCGTCCCCGTTTCAGCGCTTTAAGTGCTTATTCGGTAATTTTAGAAGTCGCGGTGGAAACGGGATTGATTGGACTGAGTTGTTTCCTCTGGCTGTTATTGGTAACGTTTAACCAGGGTTGGCGACAAGTGCGGCGTCTCGGCGAATTAGGCAACCGTCAGGTATTTTGGTTGATGGGCGCTTTAGCTACTTTGTGCGGTTTGTTAGCTCACGGGGCTTTTGATACGGTTTTGTATCGTCCGGAAGTCAATACTTTGTGGTGGTTTGCGATCGCGATCGTCGCTAGTTTCTATACCCCTCAAATTATCGATCGTCCACAAACCAATACCTTCTCAAGCCCGAGTGAAAATTAA
- the hrcA gene encoding heat-inducible transcriptional repressor HrcA has translation MQIHLTDRQQHILWATVRHYIATAEPVGSKALGEEYNLSVSPATIRNAMNVLEKAGLLYQPHTSAGRIPSDSGYRIYVDQLITPDEALARQVEQLLQDNLNKKGWSLEALLQGAAQILATLSGYITLITMPQTRTNQLRHLQLVSIDPGQVMLIVVTDAYETQSVLMELPQAEDGTQLDREIIDRELQILSNFLNSELRGRSLSELAILDWNHLDREFQKYAKFLKNLLAEVIIRSQPPSSTQILIRGVAEVLRQPEFTELQQVKTLIHLLEEEQDQLWPLIFEGPEFNIAKGTLGQNNKRVTVRIGAENPLEPIRTCTLISATYRQGAMPVGSVGVLGPTRMVYENAIAVVEAAADYLTEALS, from the coding sequence ATGCAAATCCATCTTACAGATCGGCAACAACACATCCTTTGGGCAACGGTTCGCCACTACATCGCCACGGCAGAACCAGTGGGATCGAAAGCCTTGGGCGAAGAATACAATCTCAGCGTTAGCCCAGCCACCATTCGCAATGCGATGAACGTTTTAGAAAAAGCCGGCTTACTATATCAACCCCATACTTCCGCCGGAAGGATACCCTCTGACTCTGGTTACCGGATTTACGTTGACCAACTGATCACCCCTGACGAGGCTTTAGCACGCCAGGTAGAACAATTGCTGCAAGACAACCTGAATAAGAAAGGTTGGAGTTTGGAGGCGCTGCTGCAAGGGGCAGCGCAAATTCTGGCTACTTTGAGCGGGTATATCACCCTAATCACTATGCCCCAAACTCGCACAAATCAACTGCGGCATTTGCAACTGGTATCGATCGATCCCGGACAAGTAATGCTGATCGTAGTTACAGATGCCTATGAAACTCAGTCAGTTTTGATGGAATTACCACAGGCGGAAGACGGGACTCAACTGGATCGAGAAATTATCGATCGCGAATTGCAGATCCTTTCCAACTTTTTGAACAGCGAATTGCGAGGGCGATCGCTCTCCGAACTCGCCATCCTAGACTGGAATCACTTGGATCGAGAATTCCAAAAATATGCCAAATTCTTGAAAAATCTGCTTGCAGAAGTCATTATTCGCTCTCAGCCACCATCTAGTACCCAAATTCTGATTCGCGGTGTCGCAGAAGTGCTGCGTCAACCAGAATTTACCGAATTGCAACAAGTAAAAACTTTAATTCACTTGCTAGAAGAAGAACAAGACCAATTATGGCCGTTAATCTTTGAAGGCCCGGAATTTAACATCGCAAAGGGTACGCTCGGTCAAAATAATAAACGGGTGACAGTGCGAATTGGTGCGGAAAATCCTTTAGAACCGATCCGCACTTGTACTCTCATTTCTGCTACTTATCGACAAGGTGCCATGCCAGTGGGAAGTGTTGGTGTTTTGGGGCCAACGCGGATGGTCTATGAAAATGCGATCGCAGTTGTAGAAGCTGCCGCCGATTATCTTACCGAAGCTTTGAGTTAA
- a CDS encoding DUF2834 domain-containing protein, whose translation MGRKLAFWLIWIGLASYAFLLAPPNQPDTLTLIKNLSIGNIEGINPIIVSLFYVMGIWPIIYSCLLFIDGKAQKIPAWPFAVCSFGVGAFAILPYLALRETNQEFTGDKNIFLKILDSRWTGILTALATIAIASYGLLAGDWNDFIQQWQTNRFINVMSLDFCMLFLLFPTLLGDDMARREVKNPQILRLLSLIPLFGALLYLCLRPNLLESNQKVAKQPVAANTP comes from the coding sequence ATGGGTAGAAAATTGGCATTTTGGTTAATATGGATTGGTCTGGCTAGTTATGCTTTTCTGCTAGCACCCCCTAACCAACCCGATACGTTGACCTTAATTAAAAATCTTTCCATCGGCAATATTGAAGGAATCAATCCCATTATCGTTTCCCTGTTCTACGTCATGGGTATTTGGCCGATAATTTACAGTTGTTTGCTATTTATCGATGGCAAAGCACAAAAAATTCCGGCATGGCCGTTTGCAGTTTGCTCTTTTGGTGTAGGAGCATTTGCTATATTACCTTATCTAGCTTTGCGGGAAACAAATCAAGAATTTACTGGCGATAAAAATATCTTTCTTAAGATACTAGATTCTCGTTGGACTGGTATTCTAACCGCTTTAGCTACTATTGCTATAGCGAGCTATGGTTTGCTAGCGGGAGATTGGAATGATTTTATTCAACAGTGGCAAACTAATCGGTTTATTAACGTGATGAGTTTGGATTTCTGTATGCTTTTTTTGTTGTTTCCCACCCTACTGGGAGATGATATGGCACGGCGAGAAGTTAAAAATCCGCAAATTCTCCGGTTATTATCGCTAATTCCTTTATTTGGCGCTCTTCTTTACCTTTGTTTGCGCCCCAACTTACTAGAAAGTAATCAGAAAGTCGCGAAACAACCTGTTGCCGCTAATACGCCCTAA
- a CDS encoding ATP-binding protein translates to MTEELQERIFDYLFTTKPVGKGTGMGLSISRQIVEKQHGGKLTCTSVPGRGTEFVILIPL, encoded by the coding sequence ATGACCGAAGAATTGCAAGAGCGGATTTTTGATTATTTATTTACTACTAAACCAGTGGGTAAGGGAACTGGAATGGGGTTATCGATTTCCCGTCAAATTGTGGAAAAACAACACGGAGGTAAGTTAACTTGCACGTCTGTTCCCGGACGAGGAACGGAGTTTGTCATATTGATTCCCCTGTAG